The window CCTCCTCCCAACGTCTCCACAGTCCAGAAGCGTTTCGGTCATGCGAAGCCGCCAACTTGGGCCAGAAGCTCCGGAGTCGGAGCGAGTTGGTGACGACCGACACAGAGTCTCACCGTCGGTCCCCCGGCTGGAGCAGCGCCTCGATGGCCTGCCAGGTCTCGGGCTTGCTCCAGTCCTTTGATCCCACGTCGCGCGTCCGGATCACACCTCTTTTGTCGATGAAGTAATGGGTCGGGATGCCCGTGACACGGTACTCGCCGGCCACGTTGAAGTCAGGATCCAAAAGGATGGGAAACGAAATGCCGTGCTTTCTCACGAACTCCTGCGCGTCCGCTTTATTCCTGTCGATGCTGACGGCCACGATCTCGAGGCCCCGGGCCTTGAAATTGCCGTAAAGTTTCTCCATCGTAGGCATCTCTTCCTGGCAGGAGGGGCACCAGGACGCCCAGAAGTTCAGGAAGACCACTTTCTTCCCACGGAAGTCCGAGAGCTTGACCTGGCTCCCGTTCAGGTCGGGGAGCGTGAAGTCAGGCGCAAGGAAACCCGGCTCGGGCCACTCGTCGGCGCCGCGGCGTTTTTGCGCAACGCCGTCGGCCGCGGCGAGCGCGACCGCAAGGACGACCGCTGCGCCCAAAGTTAGTCTCTTGAGCACGCTCGTATTCGAGCGCATCAGAGCGGCACCTGACGGGAGAAGATCGTGAACGCCGAGCGCCGGGTCTGGCGGAGGGCTTCCCGAAGCTGGGCCGTCCCCCGCTCGGCCTGGGGGATGGTCGCCTCGAAGAACTTCGTATAGAAGTGATCCGGCGCCACGACGACCCGCGCCCTCAGCCTGAGCCCGGGACGGTCAGCCTTCCACGTCTCCTTCATCGCAAAGCTCGCCTTGGGAGCCAGGCGCGTGTCGTAGAGCTCTCGGGAGAGATCGAGCGGCGCGTCACGCCCGATCACGGCCTCGCGCAAGCTGCCTTTGACCTGGCGCCCACGCGCGTCCACGAGATCCATCCGGAGAAAGACCTTCGGGGTGAGATAGGTGGGGAAGTAGTGGCCGACCCCGCTGTTCGTGATCGCGAGCGTCGCCTGAAGCCGGCCGCCTTCCCGGGTCGTCTTGAGATCAATGGTCACCCCTTGCTTCACCATCTCCGGGTCATGGATCCCCCGCCAGAGGTGGCGGCGGTCCGGCATGTGGCAGTCCTGGCACTGGACTCCCTGGCGGGCGTACGGGCTGGCCTTCCACTCCGCGTAGGTGTTCTCCAGGAGCTTGCCGTTCAGGGCGAAGCCATCCTCGGGGAACTGGTGGCAGCCCTGGCAGAACTCGGAACGGAGAAAGGCTGCAGTCCGGGTCGCCCCGTTGTGAGGAAGCTGCTGGCGCGGGACACTCGACTCGAGGCTTCCGTCGCGTTTGGGCGGGCCGAAGCGCTCCCACCCCCGGACGTGACAGGCGCCGCACGCGAGGCCTTTCGCTTGAAGCTTCGCATCGAAGGCCGGATCCGGGACCGAGCCCTCCCCTGCTGACCGGGGAAGCTGTGGGATCTGCTCAGCAAGCGGGGCGTGGCACCGCTGGCAGTCACGCGCTGACTCGGGGTCAGCGCGCCACATGTCCACGAGCTGCCCCATGACGCCGGGCCCCATCGCCCTGGCGTGGAGGCTCGTCTGCCAGTCCGCGTACTGGGCGGGGTGGCAGATCCCGCAGCTCTGGGGGTCCAGTGAGGCCTCGATCGGCGTGAACTTCCCCGGCGGCTTCCCCTGTGCCGGGATCGGGAACTTCCAGTGCCGCTCGAGGAACTCCCGGTCGCGCTTGTCGGCTTGGGAGGGCGTGGCTTGAGGCTCGGTCGTTGCGAGGGTGGCGGCCAGCACAGGATCCAGTAGAGAGGCAATGAGCTGTCGGGCTGGAACGCTTGCCCAGTCCTTGGGCCCTATGACGCGCCCGAGAAGCTCTCCCTGTTTCCCGACGAGATAGGTCGTGGGGATGAAGCGCACCTTGTAGTGATCGCTGACCTTGCCGTCCCGATCCAGCAGTGCCGGGAACGTCAGGCCGAACTCCCTCATGAAGGCTCCTACGGCCTCTCGCGTCTCTTGAAGGTCCACCGCGAGAATCACCAGGCCCTTATCCTTGAACTCCTGGTGGAGGCGCT of the Candidatus Rokuibacteriota bacterium genome contains:
- a CDS encoding redoxin domain-containing protein, which encodes MCRQGRPAYGIALVLGVLLGTSGSVGAGKHFFKALNIERSKSPAQVADFALPTPDGKLVRLRDLRGNVVFLNFWATWCPACREEMPSMERLHQEFKDKGLVILAVDLQETREAVGAFMREFGLTFPALLDRDGKVSDHYKVRFIPTTYLVGKQGELLGRVIGPKDWASVPARQLIASLLDPVLAATLATTEPQATPSQADKRDREFLERHWKFPIPAQGKPPGKFTPIEASLDPQSCGICHPAQYADWQTSLHARAMGPGVMGQLVDMWRADPESARDCQRCHAPLAEQIPQLPRSAGEGSVPDPAFDAKLQAKGLACGACHVRGWERFGPPKRDGSLESSVPRQQLPHNGATRTAAFLRSEFCQGCHQFPEDGFALNGKLLENTYAEWKASPYARQGVQCQDCHMPDRRHLWRGIHDPEMVKQGVTIDLKTTREGGRLQATLAITNSGVGHYFPTYLTPKVFLRMDLVDARGRQVKGSLREAVIGRDAPLDLSRELYDTRLAPKASFAMKETWKADRPGLRLRARVVVAPDHFYTKFFEATIPQAERGTAQLREALRQTRRSAFTIFSRQVPL
- a CDS encoding TlpA family protein disulfide reductase, whose translation is MRSNTSVLKRLTLGAAVVLAVALAAADGVAQKRRGADEWPEPGFLAPDFTLPDLNGSQVKLSDFRGKKVVFLNFWASWCPSCQEEMPTMEKLYGNFKARGLEIVAVSIDRNKADAQEFVRKHGISFPILLDPDFNVAGEYRVTGIPTHYFIDKRGVIRTRDVGSKDWSKPETWQAIEALLQPGDRR